One Oncorhynchus nerka isolate Pitt River linkage group LG5, Oner_Uvic_2.0, whole genome shotgun sequence genomic window carries:
- the LOC115129966 gene encoding CCR4-NOT transcription complex subunit 9 isoform X3: MLCTHIPNAVTTALAQVDREKIYQWINELSSPETRENALLELSKKRESVPDLAPMLWHSCGTIAALLQEIVNIYPSINPPTLTAHQSNRVCNALALLQCVASHPETRSAFLAAHIPLFLYPFLHTVSKTRPFEYLRLTSLGVIGALVKTDEQEVINFLLTTEIIPLCLRIMESGSELSKTVATFILQKILLDDTGLAYICQTYERFSHVAMILGKMVLQLSKEPSARLLKHVVRCYLRLSDNSRAREALRQCLPDQLKDTTFAQVLKDDTTTKRWLAQLVKNLQEGQVTDPRGIPLPTQ, encoded by the exons ATGTTATGTACACACATCCCAAAT GCTGTAACCACGGCTCTGGCCCAAGTGGATAGGGAAAAGATATACCAGTGGATCAACGAGCTGTCCAGCCCAGAGACCCGCGAGAATGCCCTGCTTGAGCTCAGTAAAAAACGGGAGTCCGTGCCAGATTTGGCTCCAATGCTATGGCACTCATGTGGAACTATAGCTGCTCTCCTGCAG GAAATTGTCAACATCTACCCCTCAATAAACCCCCCAACCCTCACCGCTCACCAGTCCAACAGAGTATGCAACGCATTAGCACTTCTGCAGTGTGTAGCCTCTCATCCAGAGACAAG ATCGGCATTTCTGGCAGCACACATTCCTCTATTCCTGTACCCCTTCTTACACACTGTCAGCAAAACACGACCATTTGAGTACCTCCGACTCACCAGCCTAGGAGTGATCG GTGCCTTGGTCAAAACAGATGAGCAGGAAGTGATCAACTTCCTGTTGACAACAGAAATCATTCCCCTGTGCCTTCGCATAATGGAGTCTGGCAGTGAGCTTTCCAAAACG GTAGCAACTTTTATACTACAGAAAATACTCCTTGATGACACAGGGCTGGCATACATTTGCCAAACGTATGAACGCTTCTCCCATGTGGCCATGATACTT GGCAAAATGGTTCTTCAGCTCTCCAAAGAGCCCTCTGCTCGTCTTTTGAAACATGTTGTCCGCTGTTACCTACGCCTGTCAGACAACTCCAG AGCCCGAGAGGCCCTCCGTCAGTGTCTACCAGACCAGCTTAAAGACACCACGTTTGCCCAAGTCCTGAAGGACGATACCACCACCAAACGCTGGTTGGCACAGCTGGTGAAGAACCTACAGGAAGGCCAAGTCACAGACCCCAGAGGCATCCCTCTGCCCACACAGTAG
- the LOC115129966 gene encoding CCR4-NOT transcription complex subunit 9 isoform X4, producing the protein MLATGAAVTTALAQVDREKIYQWINELSSPETRENALLELSKKRESVPDLAPMLWHSCGTIAALLQEIVNIYPSINPPTLTAHQSNRVCNALALLQCVASHPETRSAFLAAHIPLFLYPFLHTVSKTRPFEYLRLTSLGVIGALVKTDEQEVINFLLTTEIIPLCLRIMESGSELSKTVATFILQKILLDDTGLAYICQTYERFSHVAMILGKMVLQLSKEPSARLLKHVVRCYLRLSDNSRAREALRQCLPDQLKDTTFAQVLKDDTTTKRWLAQLVKNLQEGQVTDPRGIPLPTQ; encoded by the exons ATGCTGGCTACAGGAGCA GCTGTAACCACGGCTCTGGCCCAAGTGGATAGGGAAAAGATATACCAGTGGATCAACGAGCTGTCCAGCCCAGAGACCCGCGAGAATGCCCTGCTTGAGCTCAGTAAAAAACGGGAGTCCGTGCCAGATTTGGCTCCAATGCTATGGCACTCATGTGGAACTATAGCTGCTCTCCTGCAG GAAATTGTCAACATCTACCCCTCAATAAACCCCCCAACCCTCACCGCTCACCAGTCCAACAGAGTATGCAACGCATTAGCACTTCTGCAGTGTGTAGCCTCTCATCCAGAGACAAG ATCGGCATTTCTGGCAGCACACATTCCTCTATTCCTGTACCCCTTCTTACACACTGTCAGCAAAACACGACCATTTGAGTACCTCCGACTCACCAGCCTAGGAGTGATCG GTGCCTTGGTCAAAACAGATGAGCAGGAAGTGATCAACTTCCTGTTGACAACAGAAATCATTCCCCTGTGCCTTCGCATAATGGAGTCTGGCAGTGAGCTTTCCAAAACG GTAGCAACTTTTATACTACAGAAAATACTCCTTGATGACACAGGGCTGGCATACATTTGCCAAACGTATGAACGCTTCTCCCATGTGGCCATGATACTT GGCAAAATGGTTCTTCAGCTCTCCAAAGAGCCCTCTGCTCGTCTTTTGAAACATGTTGTCCGCTGTTACCTACGCCTGTCAGACAACTCCAG AGCCCGAGAGGCCCTCCGTCAGTGTCTACCAGACCAGCTTAAAGACACCACGTTTGCCCAAGTCCTGAAGGACGATACCACCACCAAACGCTGGTTGGCACAGCTGGTGAAGAACCTACAGGAAGGCCAAGTCACAGACCCCAGAGGCATCCCTCTGCCCACACAGTAG
- the LOC115129966 gene encoding CCR4-NOT transcription complex subunit 9 isoform X1, which produces MLCTHIPNAVTTALAQVDREKIYQWINELSSPETRENALLELSKKRESVPDLAPMLWHSCGTIAALLQEIVNIYPSINPPTLTAHQSNRVCNALALLQCVASHPETRSAFLAAHIPLFLYPFLHTVSKTRPFEYLRLTSLGVIGALVKTDEQEVINFLLTTEIIPLCLRIMESGSELSKTVATFILQKILLDDTGLAYICQTYERFSHVAMILGKMVLQLSKEPSARLLKHVVRCYLRLSDNSSPHTRAREALRQCLPDQLKDTTFAQVLKDDTTTKRWLAQLVKNLQEGQVTDPRGIPLPTQ; this is translated from the exons ATGTTATGTACACACATCCCAAAT GCTGTAACCACGGCTCTGGCCCAAGTGGATAGGGAAAAGATATACCAGTGGATCAACGAGCTGTCCAGCCCAGAGACCCGCGAGAATGCCCTGCTTGAGCTCAGTAAAAAACGGGAGTCCGTGCCAGATTTGGCTCCAATGCTATGGCACTCATGTGGAACTATAGCTGCTCTCCTGCAG GAAATTGTCAACATCTACCCCTCAATAAACCCCCCAACCCTCACCGCTCACCAGTCCAACAGAGTATGCAACGCATTAGCACTTCTGCAGTGTGTAGCCTCTCATCCAGAGACAAG ATCGGCATTTCTGGCAGCACACATTCCTCTATTCCTGTACCCCTTCTTACACACTGTCAGCAAAACACGACCATTTGAGTACCTCCGACTCACCAGCCTAGGAGTGATCG GTGCCTTGGTCAAAACAGATGAGCAGGAAGTGATCAACTTCCTGTTGACAACAGAAATCATTCCCCTGTGCCTTCGCATAATGGAGTCTGGCAGTGAGCTTTCCAAAACG GTAGCAACTTTTATACTACAGAAAATACTCCTTGATGACACAGGGCTGGCATACATTTGCCAAACGTATGAACGCTTCTCCCATGTGGCCATGATACTT GGCAAAATGGTTCTTCAGCTCTCCAAAGAGCCCTCTGCTCGTCTTTTGAAACATGTTGTCCGCTGTTACCTACGCCTGTCAGACAACTCCA GCCCCCACACCAGAGCCCGAGAGGCCCTCCGTCAGTGTCTACCAGACCAGCTTAAAGACACCACGTTTGCCCAAGTCCTGAAGGACGATACCACCACCAAACGCTGGTTGGCACAGCTGGTGAAGAACCTACAGGAAGGCCAAGTCACAGACCCCAGAGGCATCCCTCTGCCCACACAGTAG
- the ftcd gene encoding formimidoyltransferase-cyclodeaminase has product MAKLVECVPNFSEGRNKKVIDAIAEAISSTEGCSLLDVDPGSSTNRTVYTFVGSPQAVVEGALNAARTAFPLIDMTKHSGEHPRMGAMDVCPFIPVQNVTMEDCVNCANIFAQHLTDVLHVPVYLYGEAARKENRRSLPSVRAGEYEALSEKLKRTEWAPDYGPAAFVPSWGATVAGARKFLVAYNINLLSTKEQAHRIALDIREQGRSKDQPGLLKKVQGMGWYLEEANIAQVSTNILDFELTPVHTVYEEICSAAKDLNLPVVGSQIVGIMPLRAVLDCADFYIQRDKLFIVEEEHKVRLVISKLGLDSLGPFDPKERIIEYMVERTEEDKRLVSLSLQQFVRSVGARTAAPGGGSVSAAVAAMGAALGAMVGQMTYGKRQFDSLDSIMRRLIPPFHQAMNELLVMVDADSKAFSRYMAALKMPRNTSDEVKRREDAMQEGLKQAVAVPLSLAERVNLLWPCLKEMVLYGNVACKSDLQVAAKALETAVFGAYYNVAINLKDIADESFKVATQQRASALLTEARESANAVLDAAERKD; this is encoded by the exons ATGGCTAAGCTGGTGGAGTGTGTGCCCAACTTCTCAGAGGGCCGGAACAAAAAG GTGATTGATGCCATAGCAGAGGCCATCTCCAGCACGGAGGGATGCAGTCTGCTCGACGTGGACCCTGGATCCTCCACCAACCGTACGGTCTACACCTTTGTAGGCTCGCCACAGGCTGTGGTGGAAGGTGCACTGAACGCTGCACGCACTGCCTTCCCACTCATTGATATGACCAAACActcag GGGAGCATCCACGGATGGGCGCCATGGACGTGTGTCCCTTCATCCCTGTCCAGAATGTCACTATGGAGGACTGTGTCAACTGTGCCAACATATTTGCCCAGCACTTAACAGATGTGCTGCATGTACCTG TGTATCTTTATGGAGAAGCAGCGAGGAAAGAGAACAGGAGATCTCTTCCCTCTGTCCGGGCAGGGGAGTATGAGGCCTTGTCTGAGAAA TTGAAGAGGACAGAGTGGGCTCCTGACTATGGCCCTGCCGCCTTCGTGCCCTCCTGGGGAGCTACAGTAGCAGGCGCTCGCAAATTCCTGGTTGCCTACAACATAAACCTACTCAGCACCAAGGAACAAGCCCATCGGATTGCACTAGATATCCGGGAACAGGGCAGAAGCAAAGACCAG CCGGGTCTGCTGAAGAAGGTGCAGGGAATGGGCTGGTACCTGGAAGAGGCGAACATAGCCCAGGTGTCCACCAACATCCTGGACTTTGAGCTGACGCCCGTCCACACTGTTTACGAAGAGATCTGCAGCGCTGCCAAG GACCTGAACCTGCCAGTGGTGGGCTCTCAGATTGTAGGCATCATGCCTCTGAGAGCCGTGCTGGACTGTGCCGACTTCTACATCCAGAGAGACAAGCTCTTCATTGTGGAGGAGGAGCACAAAGTCCGTCTGGTCATCAGTAAACTTGGGCTCGATTCACTTGGGCCTTTCGACCCCAAAGAGAGAATCATAGA GTACatggtggagaggactgaggaggaCAAGCGTctggtgtctctgtctctgcagcagTTTGTCCGCAGCGTGGGGGCCAGAACCGCTGCTCCAGGAGGAGGGTCAGTCTCTGCTGCCGTCGCTGCAATG GGGGCTGCTCTGGGAGCCATGGTGGGTCAGATGACCTATGGGAAGAGGCAGTTTGACAGCCTGGACAGCATCATGAGGAGACTCATCCCTCCCTTTCATCAGGCCATGAATGAACTGCTGGTCATGGTGGACGCAGACTCCAAGGCGTTCAGTCGCTACATG GCTGCATTGAAGATGCCAAGAAACACATCAGATGAAGTCAAAAG GAGGGAAGATGCCATGCAGGAGGGTCTGAAGCAAGCTGTGGCGGTCCCACTGTCTCTGGCTGAACGAGTCAACCTGCTGTGGCCTTGTCTAAAGGAAATGGTGCTCTACGGAAACGTGGCCTGCAAGTCTGACCTCCAG GTAGCAGCTAAAGCCCTGGAAACAGCAGTGTTTGGCGCCTACTACAACGTTGCGATTAACCTCAAGGATATCGCAGATGAGTCCTTCAAAGTGGCT ACTCAACAGAGAGCGTCAGCTCTGCTTACTGAGGCCAGGGAGAGTGCTAATGCAGTCCTGGATGCTGCAGAGAGAAAAGATTGA
- the LOC115129966 gene encoding CCR4-NOT transcription complex subunit 9 isoform X2 has translation MLATGAAVTTALAQVDREKIYQWINELSSPETRENALLELSKKRESVPDLAPMLWHSCGTIAALLQEIVNIYPSINPPTLTAHQSNRVCNALALLQCVASHPETRSAFLAAHIPLFLYPFLHTVSKTRPFEYLRLTSLGVIGALVKTDEQEVINFLLTTEIIPLCLRIMESGSELSKTVATFILQKILLDDTGLAYICQTYERFSHVAMILGKMVLQLSKEPSARLLKHVVRCYLRLSDNSSPHTRAREALRQCLPDQLKDTTFAQVLKDDTTTKRWLAQLVKNLQEGQVTDPRGIPLPTQ, from the exons ATGCTGGCTACAGGAGCA GCTGTAACCACGGCTCTGGCCCAAGTGGATAGGGAAAAGATATACCAGTGGATCAACGAGCTGTCCAGCCCAGAGACCCGCGAGAATGCCCTGCTTGAGCTCAGTAAAAAACGGGAGTCCGTGCCAGATTTGGCTCCAATGCTATGGCACTCATGTGGAACTATAGCTGCTCTCCTGCAG GAAATTGTCAACATCTACCCCTCAATAAACCCCCCAACCCTCACCGCTCACCAGTCCAACAGAGTATGCAACGCATTAGCACTTCTGCAGTGTGTAGCCTCTCATCCAGAGACAAG ATCGGCATTTCTGGCAGCACACATTCCTCTATTCCTGTACCCCTTCTTACACACTGTCAGCAAAACACGACCATTTGAGTACCTCCGACTCACCAGCCTAGGAGTGATCG GTGCCTTGGTCAAAACAGATGAGCAGGAAGTGATCAACTTCCTGTTGACAACAGAAATCATTCCCCTGTGCCTTCGCATAATGGAGTCTGGCAGTGAGCTTTCCAAAACG GTAGCAACTTTTATACTACAGAAAATACTCCTTGATGACACAGGGCTGGCATACATTTGCCAAACGTATGAACGCTTCTCCCATGTGGCCATGATACTT GGCAAAATGGTTCTTCAGCTCTCCAAAGAGCCCTCTGCTCGTCTTTTGAAACATGTTGTCCGCTGTTACCTACGCCTGTCAGACAACTCCA GCCCCCACACCAGAGCCCGAGAGGCCCTCCGTCAGTGTCTACCAGACCAGCTTAAAGACACCACGTTTGCCCAAGTCCTGAAGGACGATACCACCACCAAACGCTGGTTGGCACAGCTGGTGAAGAACCTACAGGAAGGCCAAGTCACAGACCCCAGAGGCATCCCTCTGCCCACACAGTAG